The Rubripirellula amarantea genome includes the window GACGCACCCAACGACTGATCACGCGGCCGAGCGAGGTCGCGGTTTTGGTCGACACGAGCCAAAGTATGTCGCTGCCGTCGTCAAGCAACTTGACCAGCCAGAGTCGAGCCGAGCGAGCTGAAACGATCCTCGCACAAACCGATTGGCTCGATACGCTTAAGGAACAGCATCGCGTGTCGATCTACACCTTTGGCGGTGAAGCGGAACCGACCATCATCGAGTCTATCGGCGGCTCGCAAACAACGGACCAGGACCAGACGGAAGAATCGGTGCCCGAAGGATCCTCGCTCGCCATTTTCGCGGCCTCGTTAATTGCCTTAGGGGTGATCCTGGCCGTCTTGTCGTTGCTAATCGGCGCGGTCTCAAAGAGTTCAAGTTCGAATTCGAGTTCGAGTTCACAGCCGGCCGCTTCGACGTTGGGTTGGTGGATTCTCGGGTCAGCCGTTTGCCTGATCATCGGAATCACCATTCTTGGCGGCGTAGCCTCGGTCCGTTCACAACAATCCTTAGCCGAAATCTTCGGCGGTGCATCGCTCGCCTCGACGGACGAACCGGACGAAGAAGACCTCGACGCGACTTTGCCGGAAACGATCCAGGTTGATGATTGGTCCGACGCAATCGCGGCTACGGATCCACAGAGCCGCATCGGTGACGCCATTCGCGGGATTTTAACTGATCACGATCCGGCGACCTTGGCGGGGATCGTATTGCTGAGTGATGGCCAGGCCAATGGTGGCAGCGATGCAGCGGCGGCGGTTGCAGCGGCCCGTCGAAGTGAGGTAGCGATCTACACGGTCGGATTGGGAAGCAGCGACGCACCAACCAATGTTCGGGTTGTCGACCTCGACGCTCCGCGACGCGTTTACCCGGGCGACCGATTTGCCGTAACCGGAGTGTTACAAGCTAGTGGGGCGAAGCCTCTGGATGTCGAAGTGCAATTGATCGACGGTTTGGATTCGGGCACGGGTGACGAAAATGACGATGCCGAATCGGGAAAGGTCGTCGATTCGCAACGAGTGACCATTAGCAATGATGGAACGTTGTCGGGGGTCAGGTTCGAGATTGAACCCGAATCCGTTGGCCGTCGTCGTTTGTCGATACGAGTGGTTGCGCCAGCAGAAGACCGCAACCAACGCGATGACCAGCGCAGCGCACGCTATGAAGTGGTTTCCCGAAAGCTGCGTGTTTTGGCGATCGCGGGTGGACCCACTCGAGAGTACCGTTTCGTTCGAAACTTGTTGTACCGGGATCCATCCATTGAGCTGAGTGCGTGGCTGCAAACTGGCCAACCCGGAATGAGTCAGGATGCTGATGCCTTGGTTGCTGAGTTTCCAGCGACGGCGGAAGAACTATTTGAGTACGACGTGATCGCGATGTTCGATCCGGATTGGTCAGCCTTGAAGATCGAAGAACTCGATCTGCTTGAACGTTGGTTGGCTCAACAGGCCGGCGGTTTAATCTTGGTCGCGGGCCCGGTGTACCACCCTCAATGGATTCGCAAACGAACCGATCCGCGAGTCGCCAAGATCGCAAGTTTTTTTCCCGTCAGCTTGTCGACTCAATCTCCGCTGCTTTCCGGTGGACGGCAAGGCGGCGAGAATGCGTGGCCGATAAAGTTAACGCCGGAATCTCAGAGAGCCGAATTTTTATGGATCGCTCCTTCACCCGAAGAAAGCTTCGAGGTCTGGGAAGATTTCAGCGGTGTCTTTGACTTCGTCGATGCTAAGTCACCTAAGCCCGGCGCGAAGGTCTACGGTTATTTCTCGGATCCGACCACCGAACTCAACGGGTCGCTACCGATCTATATGGCGTCTCAGTTCTATGGTGCTGGACGCGTTTATTTTCAAGGCAGTGGCGAAATGTGGCGACTACGCGGCGTTAGCGACGCGTACTTCGATTCGTACTACACGAAGCTGGTTCGGTGGGTCAGTGAGGGGCGTTTGCTTCGCGACAGCAACCGAGGTGTGTTGTTGGTCGACTCCTCGCGAGCGATGGTTGGCGACACGATTACGGTTCGCGCGGTGCTCACCGACGAGCAATTTGAGCCGTTGGATGTGCCAGAAGTCCAAGCCAAAGTGCTGGGCCCCGGCGGTCGAATCGACGATGTGATGCTGACGCCGCTTAAGGGGGAACCGCGTGCTGGCACCTATGGTGGTCGCTTCTTGGTACGCGAGGCTGGCAGCTACGAAATTCGCTTGACGCTTGGCGACGCCTTGGACGAACAGGTGTTGCGGCAAAGCGTTCAGGTGCGATTGCCGACCATCGAATTGGAACGCCCACGACGAAACGACATCGAGTTGCAGCAGTTTGCCAACGTCACTGGTGGCGAGTACTTGCCGGTTAACGATGACGTGACCGACGAATCGCTGACTGGGCAACTCAGCAATTGGTTGCGGCCTCAACCGCAAACGACCATCCTGCCCGGCACTCCGGACTTGGATTTCAACACCCGGCGAAACGCTGCGTTGTTGTGGTTGATCGCCACGGTGTTGACGATGGAATGGGTGACTCGCCGGTTGCACCGACTGGCGTGATAGCGATCAAGTGAGTTTCCAACTCACTATCACGAGCGCTAGTTGTCTTTGCAAAAAGCGATGCGGAAACGCTTGGCGACGAAGCATTGCTGGAACGCATTGCAGTAACGCATTGCTGGGATTCTAGGCACACTGCACCGGTGCCTTACGCTTGGCGTTCCAATGCAACGCTCGGTCGTTGCGCGATAGACAAGCCTTCGGTCAGCTTGGGACAAAACTCTTGGCGTGAGCTTCGCGTTGGGCTAGTTCCAGGTCGTGCTGGGTCATGATGCGAGCGAGTTCTTCCAGGTCGGTCGCCGGTGTCCATCCCAGTTTTTCTTTAGCCTTGGAAGCATCGCCGAGCAACAAATCCACTTCGGCCGGACGGAAGTATCGTGGGTCAATTTCGACAAAGTCTTGATAGTCAAGATCGAGTTGTTCGAACACGAGCCGACAAAAATCTCGGACCGATTCGGTGCGTCCGGTCGCTAGCACAAAGTCGTCTGGTTCGCTGTGTTGCAGGATGCGCCACATGCCTTCGACGTAATCCTTGGCGTAACCCCAATCGCGTTTGGCATCAAGATTTCCAAGATACAGCTTCTTTTGCATGCCGACCTTGATGCGGCCTGCGGCGCGAGTGATTTTTCGTGTGACGAAAGTTTCACCACGACGCTCTGATTCATGATTGAACAGAATACCGTTGCTGGCGAACATGTCGTAACCGCGTCGGTAGTTCACGGTTTGGTGGAATGCGTAAACCTTGGCACACGCGTAGGGCGATTGAGGGTTGAACGGCGTGGTTTCTTTTTGAGGCGTTTCAAGAACGTCGCCGTACATCTCACTACTACTGGCCTGGTAAACCTTCGTTTGCTTTTTCTTGTTCAGCAGGCGTGCGGCTTCGAGCACATTCAACGCACCTACTCCAACCGTTTGCAAAGTGTAAACCGGTTGGTCGTACGAAACGCGGACGTGGCTTTGGGCACCGAGGTTGTAGATTTCATCGGGTTCGATGTCCAACACCAAGTTGCTTAGCGCCTGGCCATCAGTCAGGTCACCGTAGTGCAACATCATGTTTCCCTTCTCGTGCACGTCTTGGTAGATATGCTCGATTCGCTCAGTCGCAAAGGTGCTGCTACGTCGGACGAGTCCGTGGACAAGGTATCCCTTGGAAAGCAGTAACTCGGCGAGGTAACTTCCGTCTTGGCCGGTGATGCCAGTGATGAGTGCGGATTTAGACATGTCGTTGGGATTTTAGGAGCAAGATGAAAAGAAATGAACAACGCTAAACAGAACGCAGTTCGCCGGCTTGAGTTTCAGCCAAGAAACATTGATAGGTCCGACGTAAGCCTTCTTCCAAAGCGACTTGGTGTTTCCACCCGGTGGCATGGAGTTTCGTCGCATCGGTGCATTTGACGGGTGTACCGTCTGGACGCGAAGGGTCGGTCTCGATAGCGCCATCGTAGCCAACCGTCTTGGCGACCAATTTTGCTACCTCAAGAATTGTCACGTCAACGCCCGTGCCGACGTTGACCCAGTTGGGCGGATTATCGAGTGATGCAAGGTGAACCAGCGCATCGGCCAAATCGTCAACGTACAAAAACTCGCGACGCGGCGATCCGGTTCCCCAAATCGTCACGCTGGGGTCACCGTTGATCTTGGCTTCATGAAAGCGACGAATCAACGCGGGTAATACGTGTGAGTGTTCGGGGTGATAATTGTCACCGGGACCGTACAAGTTGGTCGGCATCGCACTATGGAACAACACTCCATATTGGCGTCGATAGTACTCGCACAATTTCAGCCCCGAGATTTTCGCCAGCGCGTAGGCCTCGTTGGTGGATTCAAGTGGACCGGTCAGTAGCGATTCTTCAACGATTGGTTGAGCGCAATCGCGCGGATAGATGCACGTGCTACCTAGAAACAAGAACCGCTTCACGCCGGTTTCGTGGGCGGCTCGGATGGCCGAAACCGACATCAGCACGTTGTCAGCCAAAAACTCAACCGGAAAGGTGTTGTTAGCCACGATTCCGCCAACTTTGGCTGCGGCGAAAATGACGGCGTCGAACTTGTGATCGGCAAAGAACGCACTGGTGGCCGCCGGATCCGTCAGGTCCAGCTCATTTCGGGTCGCCGTTACGATTTCGCCGTCGATTCCTTCAAGACGCCGGCACAGCGCCGATCCAACCATTCCACGATGGCCGGCGACGAAAATCTTTCCTGATAATGCTGAGTTCATGGGGGAAGAATAGTTACTCAGACGGATTTCAGGGAGACTAGCGTTGGCAATTTTACCAGCGTTCTGTTGCGAATAACGCGATCAAGCGATCTGTGACGGCTTGGATACGCCAAAGGGTCCGGGCCCCCCGCCGGGCTGCACGGGTAATAACGGTCAGAGAACTTCGCGCGATCAAAGAACTTCTGGCGGTCGGGGGAAGCTAATCGTCTGCATTCGATACTGATGGCTGTTCGACCGATCACTATGAAAGCAACCCGCGTGGTCATCGCTCAGGAACGGTTTTCCTTGGCTCTCTCCGCGTCGAACGGTGGGCAAACGCCTCTTCACTCCGGGGGCGAACGTTTGTTTCGGGATGCACAAATTCCCTCTCATATTCATGGAAGAAGTTGTAGGATGCGTAAGGAAATCAAACGCAAGTTGTTGGTCTGGCCGTTGATAGCGTCTGCTTCGATCACCGCGATCAGTTTTATCCAGATCCATACACCGCGAATCGGTGCGTTTGCGGGCACCAGCGGATTGTCGGCATGGCTCGCTCAGCGTCGCAGCGATCTGCTGGGCGACCAACCGCTGGTCAACGCATGGGCGGCCAACAAGACCTGCTCTCATGATGACACCTTCATTGGGGCGGACCATCGTATCCTAGCGCCAATACGGAACGAGAACTACGAACTCGCCGGAATGGTCAACGCTCCGCTCGCGTCGAACACGTTGACGCAAGTCAATGACGAGTCCGCGTCCACCATCGATCGTCTGTTGATCAACTTGCTTGGTCAAGAATGGGCCGGCGGAGTGATTGGTGAAACCACGTTCGGTTCACCCATGCGTCAACACGCAGGATTCTTGGATCTGACCGGATCGCACTCGGACAACGTCGGCGCCGGCAAGGTTTCGGTCAACAGCAATGCGATTGGCACTCGTGCCTTGGCGCACCTTCGCCGTCGAGAACCAACGCTAGTCGTCGAGCCTGCAACGCTGGCGTCGCTAAACACCGAGATTCCTGAAGGTGTGATTGAGCTGTTGCCGCAAAACGTGAGGAACCAAAAATCGGTGTTGGAAACGACAACGCCGCGTAGGTCGATGTTGCCCAAGTCCGTGCAAGTGCTCGCCAAACCCGCCCCATCGGAAACACCAACGGCGACCTCACCCGCCGGTTGGCCGCAGACGCCTCGCTTGATGGAACAGATCGACACGTTGCGCCAAACGGTTCAGTACACCGCTGGCGACGATGTCAGTGCGATCGCTCGCTGGACGGATCGCATCGTTACGTCGGTTGAGTCATTGCAGTTGCTAACACGTCTCGGAGATCCTGCCGCGGCTGAACTGATTGAACAGCTCGAAACTTATGCTCTCGACGGACTTCGTTCTGCGGAATTGGTGAAGGATCGCGACACGCAGATGAACATGCTGCGAGTCGCACACGCCCTGAATCGTCGCGTTTCCGTATGGAAACCGATTAGCGAACTTAATCAAGCGAGCGATTCGAACCGGCACGGTATCGTTTGGAAAAGCAGCGAAGCGTCCCCATCGTCGGTTCACGCAGCGATCGCCGCAGTGCGTCGCGACGTGGCTGCTAGCGAGGATCGTCAAACGTGGGCGGATTACCTGCTGTTGGAAGACCTCGACCGTGCCGCATTGAATGCCACGATGGACCGTTCGGTGGTTGCCCAGCGAGTGCTTTCGCGACTCGATTGGCACGCCCTTGATAGCGACCAATTGCTCTGGCTCAGCCGTCCGTCCGTGCAACGTCTCGCCGATGCGATTCGGCCGTGGACTGCGCAAGCGATCGACTACGCCGAGTTGCTGCGACAAATCGAACGTCAGGAATCCGACGCCATCGACCTGGCCGCCATCGACATCGCTGGAAGTGTGCAAACGCTTCGATTTGCCGATCGCGACCACGCTCGCAATGTCGCCGGTTCACTCAACACGCACTATCGCAACGCGAACGTTCGGCTGGCGATGAGTGAAGCAATGCTCAATCGCTTATTGCCAAGCGTTGAACCAAAGACCGTTCCGGTTCGCACCCAAGTTCTGGGCAGCCAAGTACGTGGGATTTCACAAATCAAAAGTGACCTGCAAGTTTCGCTCAATCCAACAGCCCAACACTGGTCGCTCAATCTGCAAACGTTGGGCAACGTCAGTTCGTTGACGACGGGAAAGAGCGGTCCGGTAGCCATTCGAACCAGTGGGTCGAGTGACTTTGTCGCCAACGCACCCATTTTGGTGACTCGTGAAGGAGTTACCCTGGGCAATGTTGCCGTCGATGTTCGAGGTCGCACCAAGCTGCGAGGAATTCGTTCGCAGTACGATGGTTGGCCGCTCGTGGGTGCATTGGTTCGCAGCTATGCGAACAACAAGTTCGATTCTATGAAACCCGCATCCAGCCGGATCGTTAGCAATCAAATTCGTAGCCAAGTTGCAAGCGAAGTTGACACCAAGTTGGACGAACAGGTGGACATCGCTAGCGAGAAGCTTAGCAAGATGGTCCTCGGACCGTTGGGTCGTATGAAGCTTGATCCCCAAGTCATCGACATGCAAACGACCGAGCAGCGATTGGTCGCACGCTATCGCCTTGCCGGAGATTGGCAACTCGCAGCGTTCACTCCGCGGCCTCGCGCTCCACGTACTAGTTTGATGAGTGTCCAGGCTCATCAATCCGCCATCAATAACACGCTTGAACAGCTTGTTCCTCGTGAAGAACCGATGTCGATCAGCGATGTGGCGGTTCATGCGGCCGACATGTTCGGACAATCCATTGAGATACCTGCTGATGTCCCCGATGATGTGGTGATCCAGTTCGCTCGGACTCGTCCGATCACCGTCGAAGTAGAAGATGGAAAAATGTGGATCACGCTTCGAGTGACCAAGCTGAAGCGAGGTGAGAGCCTTCGTTTGACCAACTTCATCGTGCGAGCCCTGTATCGTCCCGAGGCGAACGGATTGCAAGCGTCGCTGGTCCGCGATGGACATCTGCGAATTAGCGGTCCCAACATGTCGATGCGAGAACGACTTCCCGTGCGAGCAATCTTCAATAAGGTGCTTTCGGCTGACCGACCGCTACCGTTAACGCTGCCCGCACTGGTTCAGCATCCGTCAATGGAAGGTCTCGCGATCAGCCAGATGGAACTTCGCGACGGTTGGATCGCCATCGCGGTCAGCGAGCATAACGAGCCGAAGGTAGCATGGAACACGGTGCGAGATGTCTCGACCAAGTGACCGACGCTACGTGCGAGGTCAACGACGCTTGGTATGGGAAGCTATGCCATTGATACTAGGTTGTCGACACTAAGTTATCGACGCTGAGTGATCGACGTTGAGTTCTAGACGCTAAGTGATCGCCGTTAAGTTCTAGCAGCTAAGTGCTAGAAGCAATGTTGGTGAAGCTAAGCGTTGGCCAACGGCGGCCAGGAAGTCAGCGTCCAACCATTCACCGTCAGCCCTTCGCCATCAGTTTTCGCCGCCGGTCTTCGTTCTGATGACGAAGACTGGCCGGCAGTTAAACTCGCTCGGCGACTCGCAGTTTGGCGCTTCTGGCTCGCGGGTTCGCTGCGACCTCTGCATCGGTTGGACGCAGCGGTTTCTTCGTCAAAATGTTCCAGCGTTCGTCGTCACGAAACGCGTTCTTGACGATCCGATCTTCGAGCGAATGAAAGCTGATCACGACCATGCGACCGCCGGGGCGAAGCCAATCCGGCGCCGCCGCAAGCGTACGCGTCAGGATTCCGAGTTCATCGTTGACCACGATACGTAGCGCTTGAAACGTTCGAGTCGCCGGATGGATGTCGTGGTTCTTGCTTCGTGGCACACACCGTCGACAAACATCAACAAGTTGATCGACGGTCTTGACTGGATCTTCCTTACGACGTCGCGCGATGATCTCTCGAGCGATTCGGCGGCTGTAGCGTTCCTCACCAAATTGATAGATCGCGTTGGCAATCTCTTCTTCTTTCTTCCATGCCAACCAATCATACGCGGGATGCCCGTTTTCCGGGTCGAAACGCAAATCAAGCGGTCCATCCTCGGTGTAGCTGAACCCTCGCGAACGGTCCGCCAATTGGTCGCTCGAAAGTCCCAGGTCCAACACCATCGCGTCGATCGAATCGGCGTCCATCGCCGCCATGGCTTTCGGCGTTGCTTCGTAGCTGCCTAGGAAAACAGTCAATCGCTTATCGTGCGGTTGCGAATCAACGCGTTCGCTCACTTCGGGGTCACGGTCAAGCCCAAAGATGCGCACGTCGTCATCAGGCAACTTCTTCAGCAGTAAGTCGGAGTGCCCGCCACCACCATAAGTGCCATCGACGATCGTCTTGGGATCAATCTCGCTGACCCAGTGCACGATCTCATCTGGCATGACCGAAACATGAACAGAGTCACTAACGGGCACTGGCGATAACCTCATCGCAGTGCAACGCCGCGTTCATGTTGTTCACCACTTCCTTCAAACGTTGCAGGTCTCCACCCTGAACCTCCGCCGCCAACCAGCCTTGAAACTGGATGTCATGCAGCGCGGTTTCGACGGATGCCCAATCGATGTCTCCTTCGCCGATCTTGGTGAACTGACCGCTTCCTCGCGAGAATCCTTTGATGTCGAGTTTTTGAATGCGTGAGCCCAATGTGCGAATCCACGCGGCCGGATCGCCGTACTTCCAGTGGTTGCCGATGTCGAATTGAACGCCCACCAGTGGCGAATCAAAGTGGTCAATGAACTTGGCAAGATCCTCCGCAGTTTGGTCGCTACCGCCATCGTGATCGTACAGGAAGTGATTCCAAACGTTCTCGATCAGGATCGCTACTTTGTTCTCTTCGGCAACCGGAAGAGCAGCTTCGACGGCGGCGACCGCGCGTGAATAGACTTCTTCGGCGGTACCGTCTTTGCCATGACCGGGAACCAACAGCATCGTGTCAGCACCCATCGCACGAGTCTCCCGGATACCGGCTTTAAGTTTCGTGAGCGCATCAGCGCGAACCGCGTCGTCCGGATCGGTGTGTCGTACTTCCCAGTGATATCCGCCGACGGTGCCGTCAATGATAAGACCAGTCTTTTCCGCCGCCGCATTGGCTGACTCAACATCCGTGCCCGGAACGTTCATCTCGACACCTTCGAAGCCGGCTTCGAGTGCGATCGTGAACTTTTCTTCAAGGCTACCTTTTCCGCCGATCATGCCGATCTTGAGGGTGCGTCGTAACCACGGTGTTTCCGTGCGATCGGCAAACGCGTGCGATCGCGTAAAGGCAAGACCAGTGCCAATCGCAGCGGCTTGAAGGAAGGAGCGTCGACTTTGCATGGTGCCATCAGCGTAGAAGGAAGGAATGGAGGTGATCCCGAACCAGTTTAACACGCCACCGCAATCGCGTGCAGGGATCATCGACAATACCGCAACAATCGCAACCGTCGTGGTCATTCGCGAGCCCTTTCCTAAGCCCTTAGGTAAGCTCAAACGCAACTGTCGCCGATAGCCAACTATGTCCCCTGGCCGACTTCACTTGCCTGACCGGCAACGTTTCGCACTCATTCGCTCGAACAGCACGAAGCTCGTTCGAGTACGGCCGATCGGGACCCCCGCCAAAACACCGACCTGCCACAGTTGCAACCGCGACCGCTCAACGCACATGCCGTCGCTTGCTACTGAGTCAAAGGATTGATCACGAATGACTCGTTTCACGCTTCGCCAGCATTGGTCTGCAAAGATTGCCAGTCTCGTTCTATCACTCGTGCCGTTGAACGCTGTTGTCTCAGCCGCCGACGTCTCTGGTCTAGAGACCGCTGCCACAGTGATGACGCCCGTCATCGACTTTCCAATGCTTAACGGCCACGACATCGTGGATCGCATCGTGGATCGCATCACCGATCGCGACCAGCCAAGCAACGACGTAAGTCTCGACGACAATCCTAGTTTCCGGGATACGTGTAGCTGGGGAACTCATGATTCGTGTCCGCTGCCAACGATGGCCGCCGAACGAATTTCCAATCACTCGACCTCGGCGTTTGCCAGTGCAGTGCTGGGCACAGTCGGCATCCGAGTGCAACAGATCGTCGAGCCGTTCGCGATGATTGAACCCCAGGTCAGCCTGGACGCCGCCACGACTCAGCTCGCTCGCGTGGATGGTTTCCTGTCGTGGTGGCAGCGGCACTTGGCGCCGAAACCGCAGTCCACTCCGTTGGTCGACCAATGGGTCAGCTCGATCGACGAGCGATTAAAGCAGATCGCGACAATGGAACCACTCGATGTGGAACCGATTGCTGCGGATTTGGTCGACCGTGGTGAGGTTGAAGTCAGCGAGGCAATGCCGGTGGGTTCGAGCGACCACTTTGAAGCCAGCTTCGGGCCCAGCGTCGTCATGACAGAACCCAGCGTCGTCATGACAGAAAGCAGCGTCGTCATGACAAACGCTGACGTGGTTACGCCCTCATCCGAACCGAGCAAGCCCGCCGCATCCCAACCGGCAGACGGCGAAGTCGGCATTGAGGTCGTGCGAATTGATCCGCGTGTGGGTGGCGGTCCAGTGATCGCAACCATCGCTGACGACTATCTGCCCTACGATCTGACTCAACAGGATCGCAAACTATGGAGCTACTTTGCCAGCACGCGGCGTCCTTTCTGTAATCGACAATCACGACTGGTTGAATCGCCCATCGCGGATTCAATGTCCCAGTACATCGCTTGGACTGGTAAGGAAGTCTTCAGCGACCAAGGCCAAGACGTCGCAACGCCCGTTGCCCCCAACGGCGCGGAACCGGTCGATGCCCTAGCCTTCGTCGAACCGCAACAACCCGTGAACGCGAAGGCGTTTGTCGAGCCCAAGACCAGCGAGCAACAACTCGAAGACGCAAAGATCGCCCTCGCGTTTGAAACGATCAGCCGCTGGGCAAACCGAGTTCCACCGGCGATGGACCTGAGCGTCCTCGGTAGCGGGTTGGCTGAGATCGTTAACCAAGGCCAAACCGTGATCGGACAAGCTGCGATCTCGATCGCCGAATCTCTGCCAGTCGAAGCGAAGAAAGAGAAGATCGCATCGGCAGGTGAAAAACTGCTCGCCCGAGCCGAAGCAGTGGAAGCGGCCGCCGATCCAATCAACGCCCTTTCGAATCCCGTCGCCAACCCATTCGACTTCACCGAGATCGTGGACATCGCCAAAGCATGGCAAGCCGATCAACCAGTCGTTTTCGTGGGACCCACCGTTGAGATCGCAACCGCGCCAGCGACAAAGAGCATTCGCTAATCGCATTCGCCAACACCGCGTTTGCGTTCACGCTATGTCGTTAGAAGCCTGATCGTGAAGCAAGGTGCCCGTTCATCGGCGCGTGAAGCAGGGGGCCCGTTCATCAGCGCGAGTGAAGATCGACTTCTCGCCGTCGCATGCCCAGGCGTCTTCTCCTGCTCATTCGTCTGCGATTACTCATTCGTCTCTGATCACCCAGGCGTCTACAGTCACCCAGGCGTATACAGTCACCCCGGCGTATACAGGCAACCAGTCGTCTTCGATCAACCAGGCGTCTTCGCTTGCTCTAGCGGCGGTGCTTGTTCAAGCGGCGGTGCTTGCCCAAGAGTAGGGGCTTGCCCGAGAGAAGTCGGGTCTTGGACCGCAATCTCGACCCGGCCAGTGCGTCGACGCATCCATTGTTTGACTTCAAACCCCGTCGACCATACCGCATGCTTCAAACGCGGGAACATGGTCGGTGCGATGGCACGCACGCGGAACAGTCGACGCTGCTCGGTCGCAAAACGTTCCTTGTACTTCTCATCGCCGCGAAGGTAATCCAAGCCCACGAGATCCCGGCGATAAAGCTCGTGCAGAGCATCGATACACAACAACCGGCCTGGTTCCTGTGCCTCATAGTCGGTGTCGAAACCAGCGCTGTAGCTGTACATGATGCGGTTGGTGCCAACGATGTTCAGTTCACCACCGATCACCGTGTCCTGGTACCGTAGGTTGGCAACGTACAATTGGCCATCGGCAAAAAACTTTTGAGCCGCTTCGTGGATGAACGTTTGAAACTTCAAGTTCGCAAAGCTGCCGGGCTGACCCGCTTCGTTCCAACGACGCTGATGCATGCGGATCACGTGATTCAAGAACACTTCGACCTCGGCCGGATTCGAAGCCACTCGCTTTTCGTACTCGTCGTTCTGTTGAAGTAGCTCGATCGAGCGACGCATCTTTCGTCGCTGAGTCTTCCCGTAATGTTTCAGATGTTCATCCCACGATGCATCGGCTGGTTTGTACCAGATGCTCATGCGTGAACTTGCGTGCAAAGCCGAACCGCCGTCTTTCAAGCCGCTCGCAAAGGCGGACATGACCGCGTCGCCTTCGACCACCCCGTCGATATCCAGAACGCTCCAACCGAACTGGGGACATGTCGCTCGCGATGCAAGCTCAAGACCCATTTGGTAGGCGATCGCTTCGCAGTGCGGGCCCGACGCCAACACCGAAACATGGTCGCTGCAGGCTTCGCCATCGCCGATCATCGAAAGCGTGCCCGTTCCGGAATCCGGGGTGCGATAGAGTGGCAAAATGCCTTGAAGTTCGCCCTTTTCATCATGGGCGACCACGACATTGGCTTGCAAATCTTCGCCAAACGTGTCCCACCAAGCACCCAACCAAGCAGCCTGCCGAAACGGTACTCCGCCAGCGAGTCGATCCCAGGTCACCTTATCAGCGAGCAGGGCGGCAAGATCATCGGTGATCGAAATTTGGAACATGTTGTGTTTTCAGGGGGACACGATCGGGGAAGCGAACTTCATCCTGAAACCTACTTTGGCCCTAAGAACGGTAACGCGTCATCTTTCATTTCCCGCTATAATGCGAGCCCCCCGTGCTGCCCATCGCCCGCACAACCCTCACGCTCCCA containing:
- a CDS encoding GNAT family N-acetyltransferase, which encodes MFQISITDDLAALLADKVTWDRLAGGVPFRQAAWLGAWWDTFGEDLQANVVVAHDEKGELQGILPLYRTPDSGTGTLSMIGDGEACSDHVSVLASGPHCEAIAYQMGLELASRATCPQFGWSVLDIDGVVEGDAVMSAFASGLKDGGSALHASSRMSIWYKPADASWDEHLKHYGKTQRRKMRRSIELLQQNDEYEKRVASNPAEVEVFLNHVIRMHQRRWNEAGQPGSFANLKFQTFIHEAAQKFFADGQLYVANLRYQDTVIGGELNIVGTNRIMYSYSAGFDTDYEAQEPGRLLCIDALHELYRRDLVGLDYLRGDEKYKERFATEQRRLFRVRAIAPTMFPRLKHAVWSTGFEVKQWMRRRTGRVEIAVQDPTSLGQAPTLGQAPPLEQAPPLEQAKTPG